CTTGACGCTGGGTCGGATTCCTTCCCGACCGGAACGGTCAGGCCTGTGCGCCCGCTTGCAGAGGGGTCTCGGGATCCTCGGACCCCTTGTCCTCCTCATCCTTGGCCAGGCCCAGGTCGACTGGCGATGAGCTGTTCTCCCAGGGCTCCTCCCAGGGATCATAATCCGGGTTCTGCTGCTTGTATACGAACAGAGCGACAACGCCGGCCAGCAGCGTGCCGAAGAGCAGTGCAAAGAACTTCCAGCCGTTTGAAGATGAATTCTCCATGTTTGGCTCCTTTCGACGACTTTCGTCGGTCCTGCCCACTTCGACCGACCTAGTCAACATCCTAGTAGAAAGCGGCGAACTGTGGGGCGCATCGGTGCCATTGCGGCACGGAAACCGCACACCCCGGCCGGACGGTCAGGTAAGGTATGGTTCATGGTCAATGGCATGGGCACCGGTTTCACAGGCGGAGGAAACGGTCGGGGGCCGCGGGGATGGATCCGGCGGTACTGGGGTGACCATGCTCCGGTGGTGACCATAGCCATCACCCTGATCTGCATAGTGGCCTGGGTCATCCAGATGGCCCTGTACCTGCTGGCTCCGCTTCGCTACCAGCGGCTTTTGTTGGGTTATTGGGCCTTCGTGCCGATTACGGCCATTCATGAGCCCTGGATGTTTGTGACCAACATATTCCTGCACGCCACCAATGTCTCGCACATCCTCTTCAACATGATCACCCTCTGGGTTGTGGGGCCGGTGCTGGAAAATCTGATAGGTCATGGGCGTTTCCTGGCCCTCTATATGATCAGCGGGCTGGGCGGAGACCTGGGGCTGATGGTCTATGCGGTCCTGGCGCCCAACGGCTGGGGCACGTCGGCCATCGGGGCTTCGGGCGCGCTCTTCGGGCTCTTCGCCGCCATTCTGGTGGTCTACCGCCGTCTGGGGATTGACATCATTTCCATGGTGGTCTGGATGGCCATCAACTTCTGCATGCCCCTGTTCGTGCCCGGCATCGCCTGGCAGGATCATGTGGGCGGGTTCATAGTCGGCGGCCTCTTCATGCTGGTCCTGCTGCACGTGGGCCGGCCTGGCTCCCGGGTGCATGGTCTGCTCTCCTGGCTGTTGCCCACGCTGATCTTCCTGCTGGCTCTGGTTCTGCTGGCT
The window above is part of the Bifidobacterium asteroides DSM 20089 genome. Proteins encoded here:
- a CDS encoding rhomboid family intramembrane serine protease, whose amino-acid sequence is MVNGMGTGFTGGGNGRGPRGWIRRYWGDHAPVVTIAITLICIVAWVIQMALYLLAPLRYQRLLLGYWAFVPITAIHEPWMFVTNIFLHATNVSHILFNMITLWVVGPVLENLIGHGRFLALYMISGLGGDLGLMVYAVLAPNGWGTSAIGASGALFGLFAAILVVYRRLGIDIISMVVWMAINFCMPLFVPGIAWQDHVGGFIVGGLFMLVLLHVGRPGSRVHGLLSWLLPTLIFLLALVLLALGCNMFNPLR